A stretch of Bifidobacterium sp. ESL0704 DNA encodes these proteins:
- a CDS encoding F0F1 ATP synthase subunit epsilon encodes MAGSTMKVNIVASDRPLWSGVAKSVSIPASEGGMGLLPDHEPILTVIDKGTVSAIDVDGNRHSFEVTDGFASFDSNSLTVAVETGVDTKKDPTATND; translated from the coding sequence ATGGCTGGCTCCACGATGAAGGTGAATATCGTCGCTTCCGACCGTCCCTTGTGGAGCGGCGTCGCGAAGTCCGTTTCCATCCCCGCCAGCGAGGGTGGTATGGGTCTTCTGCCCGACCACGAGCCGATTCTGACGGTTATCGACAAGGGCACGGTTTCGGCCATTGACGTTGACGGCAACCGTCACAGCTTCGAGGTGACCGACGGATTCGCGTCGTTCGATTCCAACTCTCTGACCGTCGCCGTGGAAACCGGCGTGGACACCAAGAAGGATCCGACGGCAACCAACGACTGA
- the atpD gene encoding F0F1 ATP synthase subunit beta: protein MAQNESTAQSSATSADKANDLNAGRVTRVQGSVIDAEFPAGHLPDIYNALKVKIGNEGDTEGETVKEITLEVEQQIGDSTVRAVALKPTDGLVRGATVTDTGGPIEVPVGDVTKGHVFDVTGNILNAKPDEHIEIKQRWSIHRNPPAFDQLESRTKMFETGIKVIDLLTPYVEGGKIGLFGGAGVGKTVLIQEMIQRVAQNHGGVSVFAGVGERTREGNDLIGEMGDAGVLEKTALVFGQMDEPPGTRLRVPLTALTMAEYFRDVENQDVLLFIDNIFRFTQAGSEVSTLLGRMPSAVGYQPNLADEMGSLQERITSTRGHSITSLQAIYVPADDYTDPAPATTFAHLDATTELSRDIASQGIYPAVDPLSSTSRILDPRYVGQEHYDTANRVKAILQRNKELQDIIALIGIDELGEEDKTTVNRARKIQQFLGQNFYVAKKFTGLEGSYVKADETVEAFKRICDGKYDDVPEQAFSGIGGIDDLEHKWHDMQKEYA from the coding sequence ATGGCACAAAACGAGTCAACGGCTCAGTCCAGCGCGACCTCCGCCGACAAGGCGAACGATCTGAATGCCGGACGTGTGACGCGCGTCCAGGGTTCGGTGATCGACGCCGAGTTTCCGGCGGGGCACCTGCCCGACATCTACAATGCCCTGAAAGTCAAGATCGGCAACGAGGGAGACACCGAAGGCGAGACCGTCAAGGAGATCACCCTTGAGGTCGAGCAGCAGATCGGTGATTCCACGGTGCGTGCCGTCGCTTTGAAGCCTACCGATGGCCTCGTGCGCGGTGCGACGGTCACCGATACGGGCGGCCCCATCGAGGTGCCGGTCGGCGACGTGACCAAGGGACATGTATTCGATGTCACGGGCAATATCCTGAACGCAAAGCCCGACGAGCATATCGAGATCAAGCAGCGGTGGTCCATCCACCGCAATCCGCCGGCCTTCGACCAGCTCGAGAGCCGCACCAAGATGTTCGAAACTGGCATCAAGGTCATCGATTTGCTGACCCCGTACGTCGAGGGCGGCAAGATCGGCCTCTTCGGCGGCGCAGGCGTCGGCAAGACCGTGCTGATTCAGGAGATGATTCAGCGTGTGGCGCAGAACCACGGCGGTGTCTCCGTATTCGCAGGCGTCGGCGAACGTACCCGCGAGGGCAACGACCTGATTGGCGAGATGGGCGACGCAGGCGTCTTGGAGAAGACCGCGTTGGTCTTCGGCCAGATGGATGAGCCCCCGGGGACGCGTCTTCGTGTGCCGCTGACCGCTCTGACGATGGCCGAGTACTTCCGCGACGTCGAGAACCAGGACGTGTTGCTCTTCATCGACAACATCTTCCGCTTCACGCAGGCGGGGAGCGAGGTCTCCACGCTGCTCGGGCGCATGCCGTCCGCCGTGGGCTATCAGCCGAATCTGGCCGATGAGATGGGCTCACTGCAGGAGCGCATCACCTCGACCCGTGGCCACTCGATCACCTCGTTGCAGGCCATCTACGTGCCTGCCGACGATTACACCGATCCGGCCCCGGCCACTACCTTCGCCCATTTGGATGCGACCACCGAGCTCTCTCGTGACATCGCTTCCCAGGGCATCTACCCGGCCGTCGACCCGCTGTCGTCCACCTCGCGAATCCTCGATCCGCGCTACGTGGGCCAGGAACACTACGACACCGCGAACCGCGTCAAGGCGATTCTGCAGCGCAACAAGGAACTTCAGGACATCATCGCCCTGATCGGCATCGACGAGCTCGGTGAGGAAGACAAGACCACCGTCAACCGCGCCCGTAAGATCCAGCAGTTCCTGGGCCAGAACTTCTATGTCGCGAAGAAATTCACCGGCTTGGAAGGCTCCTATGTCAAGGCTGACGAGACGGTCGAGGCGTTCAAGCGCATCTGCGACGGCAAGTATGACGACGTGCCCGAGCAGGCGTTCAGCGGCATCGGCGGTATCGATGACCTCGAGCACAAGTGGCACGACATGCAGAAGGAATATGCGTGA
- a CDS encoding F0F1 ATP synthase subunit gamma, protein MASQLGLKSRITSTTSLGKIFNAQEMIASSHIAKARTVALNAKPYSDAIFDAVQALAAHTDIDHPIVKSTEHNPRVAVLALTSDRGMAGAYTSSIIRETESLLARLDEAGKQPLLYVYGRRGVSYYQYRNRQIAATWEGNTDQPGADTAREIANRLLDDYMKTAAQGGVSELYIVFTEFVNMVVQKVRVLRMLPVELVRSDDRKPDANAAAQPADDVKSGNGQADSSAATEAGDVTSVAKSDQLSPLYTFEPNVDKVLDAILPKYVQSRIHECLLTAAASETACRQNAMHTATDNANNLIDTLTHQLNASRQASITQELTEIISSADALNKEEE, encoded by the coding sequence ATGGCTTCGCAACTCGGATTGAAATCACGCATCACCTCCACCACGTCGTTGGGCAAGATCTTCAACGCACAGGAGATGATCGCTTCTTCGCATATCGCCAAGGCTCGTACTGTGGCGCTCAACGCGAAGCCATATAGCGACGCGATTTTCGATGCCGTCCAGGCGCTGGCCGCACATACCGATATCGATCATCCGATTGTCAAGTCTACGGAACACAACCCTCGGGTCGCCGTTCTCGCCTTGACGTCGGATCGCGGTATGGCCGGTGCCTATACCTCGTCGATCATCCGCGAGACGGAATCGTTGCTCGCTCGCCTCGACGAAGCGGGCAAGCAACCTCTGCTGTACGTTTATGGCCGTCGTGGAGTCTCCTATTACCAATACCGCAATCGCCAGATCGCGGCGACGTGGGAAGGCAACACCGATCAGCCGGGCGCGGATACCGCCAGGGAAATCGCCAACCGGCTGTTGGACGACTATATGAAAACGGCTGCGCAGGGCGGTGTTTCCGAGCTGTATATCGTCTTCACGGAATTTGTGAACATGGTGGTGCAGAAGGTTCGTGTGCTGCGCATGCTGCCGGTCGAACTGGTCAGAAGCGACGATCGCAAGCCTGATGCCAATGCCGCGGCTCAACCCGCCGATGACGTTAAGTCCGGAAACGGGCAGGCCGATTCTTCGGCGGCTACGGAAGCCGGGGATGTGACATCGGTGGCGAAAAGCGATCAGCTGTCGCCGCTCTATACGTTTGAGCCGAACGTCGACAAGGTCCTGGATGCGATTCTGCCGAAGTACGTGCAGTCGCGTATCCATGAATGCCTGTTGACCGCGGCCGCCTCCGAGACGGCATGCCGACAGAACGCCATGCACACCGCGACCGACAACGCCAACAACCTGATCGATACCCTTACGCACCAGCTCAATGCTTCGCGTCAGGCTTCGATCACCCAGGAACTTACTGAGATAATCAGCAGCGCAGATGCGCTGAACAAAGAGGAAGAGTAG
- the atpA gene encoding F0F1 ATP synthase subunit alpha, whose product MAELTIDPASVRKALDDFVDSYKPSDTPTQEVGFVATAGDGIAHVTGLPGCMANELLTFEDGTLGLAFNLDPREIGVVILGDFAGVEEGQEVRRTGEVLSVPVGDGYLGRTVDPLGKPIDGLGEIKSEGRRILEAQAPDVMHRQPVVEPLSTGLKAIDAMTPIGRGQRQLIIGDRQTGKTAIAIDAILNQKSNWESGDPKKQVRCIYVAVGQKGSTIASVRQSLEEAGAMEYTTIVASPASDSAGFKYIAPYTGSAIGQHWMYHGKHVLIVFDDLSKQAEAYRSISLLLRRPPGREAYPGDVFYLHSRLLERCAKLSDDLGGGSMTGLPIVETKANDVSAYIPTNVISITDGQIFLQSDLFNANQRPAVDVGISVSRVGGAAQTKALKKVSGTLKISLAQYRSLQSFAMFASDLDAASKAQLTRGARLTELLKQPQFSPYSMEQEVVSVWAGTHGKLDDLEIVDVLPFEHGLLDYLEHNTDILKTIRDTENFTADTEKALDAAVEKYRENYVTKAGKPLVVKSPVATTPTKIEQEKIVAGDK is encoded by the coding sequence ATGGCAGAACTTACCATTGATCCTGCGAGTGTGCGAAAGGCCCTCGACGATTTCGTCGATTCGTACAAGCCCAGTGACACTCCCACCCAAGAGGTGGGGTTTGTCGCGACGGCCGGCGATGGCATCGCGCATGTAACGGGACTGCCTGGTTGCATGGCCAACGAGCTGCTGACGTTCGAAGACGGCACGCTCGGTCTGGCTTTCAACCTTGATCCCCGCGAGATCGGCGTGGTTATCCTCGGCGACTTCGCAGGTGTCGAGGAAGGCCAGGAGGTACGGCGCACCGGAGAGGTGCTTTCCGTGCCGGTCGGCGACGGCTACCTCGGGCGTACGGTTGACCCTCTGGGCAAACCGATCGATGGCTTGGGTGAAATCAAAAGCGAAGGCCGCAGGATTCTCGAGGCGCAGGCCCCGGATGTGATGCATCGTCAACCCGTTGTGGAACCGCTTTCCACGGGGTTGAAGGCCATTGACGCGATGACACCGATCGGCCGTGGTCAGCGCCAGCTCATCATCGGCGACCGCCAGACCGGCAAGACGGCCATCGCGATCGATGCGATTTTGAACCAGAAGAGCAACTGGGAGAGCGGTGACCCGAAGAAGCAGGTACGCTGCATCTATGTGGCCGTCGGCCAGAAAGGCTCCACCATCGCCTCCGTGCGTCAGAGCCTTGAAGAGGCCGGTGCCATGGAATACACCACCATCGTGGCCAGCCCGGCTTCCGATTCCGCAGGTTTCAAGTACATTGCCCCCTACACCGGCTCGGCCATCGGCCAGCACTGGATGTATCACGGCAAGCACGTCCTCATCGTCTTCGACGATCTGTCGAAGCAGGCCGAGGCCTACCGTTCGATTTCCCTGCTGCTGCGTCGCCCGCCGGGGCGTGAGGCCTACCCGGGAGACGTCTTCTATCTGCATTCCCGTCTGCTCGAACGTTGCGCCAAGCTCTCCGACGACCTTGGTGGCGGCTCGATGACCGGTCTGCCGATTGTGGAGACGAAGGCGAACGACGTGTCCGCCTACATCCCGACGAACGTCATTTCCATCACCGACGGCCAGATCTTCCTGCAGTCCGACCTGTTCAATGCCAACCAGCGCCCCGCAGTGGACGTCGGCATCTCGGTCTCCCGCGTCGGTGGCGCGGCCCAGACCAAGGCATTGAAAAAGGTTTCCGGCACGCTGAAGATTTCGCTGGCGCAGTACCGTTCGTTGCAGTCCTTCGCGATGTTCGCCTCCGATCTGGATGCGGCTTCCAAGGCGCAGCTGACGCGTGGCGCGCGCCTGACCGAGCTCTTGAAGCAGCCGCAGTTCTCTCCGTATTCGATGGAGCAGGAGGTCGTCTCCGTGTGGGCCGGCACCCACGGCAAGCTCGATGATCTGGAAATCGTCGACGTGCTGCCTTTCGAGCACGGTCTGTTGGATTATCTCGAGCACAACACCGACATCCTCAAGACGATTCGTGACACCGAGAACTTCACCGCTGACACGGAGAAGGCTCTGGATGCGGCTGTCGAGAAATACCGTGAGAACTATGTGACCAAGGCCGGCAAGCCTTTGGTCGTAAAGTCGCCGGTCGCCACCACTCCTACCAAGATTGAGCAGGAAAAGATTGTGGCGGGTGATAAGTAA
- a CDS encoding F0F1 ATP synthase subunit delta: MRGEASLSADRTSRDSLAPKLKDKGEGAWRIGEELFVVTNLLDHDAQVERSLTDPSRPTADKQALVKAILADQADPLTVEILDDLVSRNWSRVRDIANAVEDFAVDGMMYYADATDSTLAVSIELAEMRSALLKMSVLRSKLSDEFAPAKARLDLLHAVFADSKLNKVTMRLAEHAVANPRHRRFLVTLEWLIAKFTHHMGESMVTVTTATPLNKTQIKRLAAIYSARLGRPVHINSSVDPSVLGGMRVQIGADVTDNTVAAQLLQLRRKVSTEM; this comes from the coding sequence ATGCGAGGAGAAGCGTCACTCAGCGCTGATCGCACTTCGCGTGATTCCCTGGCTCCGAAATTGAAGGACAAGGGGGAGGGCGCGTGGCGAATCGGCGAGGAGCTGTTCGTCGTTACCAATCTGCTCGACCACGATGCACAGGTGGAGCGTTCACTTACCGACCCTTCCCGGCCCACTGCCGACAAGCAGGCACTTGTCAAGGCTATTCTTGCCGATCAGGCTGATCCTTTGACGGTGGAGATTCTCGATGACCTGGTCTCGCGCAATTGGAGCCGGGTTCGTGATATCGCCAACGCCGTTGAGGATTTCGCCGTCGACGGAATGATGTATTACGCTGATGCGACCGACAGCACGCTTGCGGTCTCCATCGAATTGGCGGAAATGCGTTCCGCGTTGCTCAAGATGTCGGTGCTGCGTTCCAAGCTTTCCGACGAATTTGCACCGGCCAAGGCGCGTCTGGACCTTTTGCACGCGGTTTTCGCCGATTCGAAGCTCAACAAGGTGACCATGAGATTGGCCGAACATGCCGTTGCCAATCCGCGTCATCGTCGCTTCCTGGTGACTCTTGAGTGGCTTATCGCCAAATTCACCCATCATATGGGCGAATCGATGGTCACCGTCACCACGGCCACGCCGTTGAACAAGACCCAGATCAAGCGGCTCGCCGCAATCTACTCGGCCAGGCTTGGCCGTCCGGTGCATATCAATTCATCGGTCGACCCCTCGGTTTTGGGCGGGATGCGCGTGCAGATCGGGGCGGACGTCACGGACAACACCGTTGCCGCCCAGCTGTTGCAGCTACGCCGAAAAGTGAGTACGGAGATGTGA
- a CDS encoding F0F1 ATP synthase subunit B, translating into MTFAASKGINLFIPKVYDIVWSLIILAIVAVFFYKFFMPKFNAIFDERAEKIEGNIAKAKKAKEDADLAKKKYEDQLNHARVDASKITDNARGEATKIISDAHTRADKEAEQITANAQRSIASQQQQAMVTLKSEVGTLATALAGKILGAKLEDSDVQTNMLDGMIDDLDKKTDSTK; encoded by the coding sequence ATGACATTTGCTGCCTCGAAAGGTATCAACCTGTTTATTCCGAAGGTCTATGACATCGTATGGTCCCTGATCATTCTTGCCATAGTCGCCGTGTTCTTCTACAAATTCTTCATGCCGAAGTTCAACGCCATTTTCGACGAACGTGCCGAAAAGATCGAAGGCAACATCGCCAAGGCCAAAAAAGCCAAGGAAGATGCGGACTTGGCCAAGAAAAAGTATGAGGACCAACTCAACCATGCCCGTGTCGATGCCTCCAAGATCACCGACAACGCCCGCGGCGAAGCGACGAAGATCATTTCCGACGCCCACACCCGTGCGGACAAGGAAGCCGAGCAGATCACCGCGAACGCCCAGCGTTCGATAGCCTCGCAGCAACAGCAGGCGATGGTGACGCTGAAGAGCGAGGTCGGCACATTGGCCACGGCTCTCGCCGGCAAGATTCTGGGCGCCAAGCTCGAGGACAGCGACGTGCAGACCAACATGCTCGACGGCATGATTGACGATCTCGACAAGAAAACAGACAGTACGAAGTGA
- the atpE gene encoding ATP synthase F0 subunit C, whose product MDIITLAAVSGNLSVIGYGLATLGPGLGLGILFGKAMESTARQPEVSGKIQMIMFIGLALVEVLGLLGFVAALVL is encoded by the coding sequence ATGGATATCATCACTCTCGCAGCGGTTTCTGGCAACCTGAGCGTTATCGGCTACGGTCTGGCGACATTGGGTCCTGGCCTCGGTCTGGGCATTCTCTTCGGCAAGGCCATGGAGTCCACGGCACGTCAGCCCGAAGTCAGCGGCAAGATCCAGATGATCATGTTCATCGGCTTGGCACTGGTCGAGGTTCTCGGCCTGCTCGGCTTCGTCGCCGCTCTGGTGCTCTGA
- the atpB gene encoding F0F1 ATP synthase subunit A: MIEAVGANMVLASASGADLPGVNDFLPPEILFQGTPFAINRIILIRIVATILLLIILGLTAARAKLIPGRWQGLIEFGMDFVRNSVVYETMGELRGKRYVPMITTLFFTIFFFNLFGVIPGANMAATATITMPLVFAIWVLVQYWVTACREKGLWGYIRDECFTPGVPWPVYILLAPIQLLELVIIRPASLTIRLFANMISGHLTVATCLAFAQFWMIESANKMVGIPVGAAWFLGGIVMTLFEVFVAFLQAYVFSILATVYINLSYPEAE; this comes from the coding sequence ATGATCGAAGCTGTTGGCGCGAATATGGTGTTGGCGTCGGCGTCCGGTGCGGATTTGCCGGGTGTCAACGACTTCCTGCCTCCGGAAATCCTTTTCCAGGGCACGCCATTTGCTATCAATCGCATCATTCTCATCCGCATCGTCGCTACGATTCTCTTGCTCATCATTTTGGGCCTGACCGCGGCCCGTGCCAAGCTCATTCCCGGCCGTTGGCAGGGTCTGATCGAATTCGGCATGGACTTCGTACGCAACAGCGTGGTCTACGAGACCATGGGCGAGTTGCGTGGCAAGCGTTACGTGCCGATGATCACCACTCTGTTCTTCACGATTTTCTTCTTCAACCTTTTCGGTGTCATCCCCGGGGCCAACATGGCCGCGACGGCCACCATCACCATGCCGTTGGTCTTTGCCATCTGGGTATTGGTGCAGTATTGGGTCACTGCGTGCCGTGAAAAGGGACTTTGGGGCTACATCCGCGATGAATGCTTCACCCCCGGAGTGCCGTGGCCGGTCTACATCCTTCTGGCTCCGATTCAGCTGCTCGAGTTGGTCATCATCCGCCCGGCGTCGCTGACGATTCGACTTTTCGCCAACATGATTTCCGGCCACCTTACGGTCGCTACCTGCCTGGCGTTCGCCCAGTTCTGGATGATCGAGTCCGCCAACAAGATGGTCGGCATTCCCGTGGGCGCCGCATGGTTCCTCGGTGGCATCGTAATGACGCTTTTCGAAGTGTTCGTAGCGTTCCTGCAGGCTTACGTCTTCTCGATTCTTGCAACGGTCTATATCAACCTGAGTTATCCGGAGGCCGAATAA
- the metA gene encoding homoserine O-succinyltransferase, with product MPIKIASGLPAREILESERIFAIEKPEAERQKIRPLKLVILNLMPKKIETETQLLRLVSKSPLQVDIDFMKTSTHESTHVSADHLLKFYENFDSFKDNYYDGLVVTGAPVEQLDFAQVDYWDELKQILDWAQTHVFSTMYLCWGAMAGLNYRYGIRKQNFREKLFGVFPQYLQDEYCFITNGFDEISLQPHSRVAGMNEDDIAKNPDLQVLTWGPQAGSGLIAARDFSEVFVLGHWEYGKYTLRDEYERDKAKGLTNVPFPANYFPHDDPTMEPLFSWRAHANLLWRNWLNWVYETTPYDLKEVPELRAEKKLGTDRSIRHEPGAPRNDCFKPLENDGYGLIPDTTKK from the coding sequence ATGCCTATCAAGATTGCCAGTGGACTGCCTGCGCGTGAAATACTCGAGAGCGAACGGATCTTCGCCATCGAAAAGCCTGAAGCGGAACGGCAGAAAATCCGTCCCCTCAAGTTGGTCATTCTCAACCTCATGCCCAAGAAAATCGAGACGGAAACGCAGTTGCTGCGCCTGGTTTCCAAGTCCCCGCTGCAGGTCGACATCGATTTCATGAAGACCTCGACCCATGAGTCCACTCACGTCAGCGCCGATCACCTGCTCAAGTTCTATGAGAACTTCGACTCGTTCAAAGACAATTATTATGACGGCTTGGTGGTCACGGGCGCGCCGGTGGAGCAGCTGGATTTCGCACAGGTCGATTACTGGGACGAGTTGAAGCAGATTCTCGATTGGGCGCAGACCCATGTTTTCTCGACGATGTATCTGTGTTGGGGCGCGATGGCCGGCCTCAACTACCGTTACGGGATCCGCAAGCAAAATTTCAGGGAAAAGCTTTTCGGCGTGTTCCCGCAATATCTGCAGGATGAGTATTGCTTCATCACCAACGGATTCGACGAGATTTCGCTGCAGCCGCATTCGCGTGTCGCCGGTATGAACGAGGACGATATCGCGAAGAATCCAGACCTGCAGGTGCTCACCTGGGGGCCACAGGCCGGCTCGGGACTCATCGCGGCACGCGATTTTTCCGAGGTCTTCGTGCTCGGTCACTGGGAATACGGCAAATACACGTTGCGTGACGAATACGAGCGCGACAAGGCCAAAGGCCTGACGAACGTGCCCTTCCCGGCCAACTACTTCCCACACGACGACCCCACGATGGAACCGCTGTTCTCGTGGCGGGCCCATGCGAATCTGCTTTGGCGCAACTGGCTCAACTGGGTCTACGAAACCACGCCGTACGATCTCAAAGAGGTTCCCGAACTTCGCGCAGAGAAGAAATTGGGTACCGACCGCTCCATTCGGCACGAGCCCGGTGCTCCGCGTAACGATTGTTTCAAACCGCTTGAAAATGACGGATATGGCCTTATCCCGGATACGACAAAAAAGTGA
- a CDS encoding helix-turn-helix domain-containing protein gives MFGVHPPAISRKMLGKTDWNLRDIAKAAHFFNVRPEKLVAGSGFEPETSGL, from the coding sequence GTGTTTGGCGTTCATCCTCCTGCGATTTCGCGGAAGATGCTTGGCAAAACTGATTGGAACCTTAGGGATATAGCAAAGGCCGCACATTTCTTCAATGTACGGCCCGAGAAACTGGTAGCGGGGTCAGGATTTGAACCTGAGACCTCTGGGTTATGA